From Desulfurobacterium pacificum, a single genomic window includes:
- a CDS encoding ArsA family ATPase, with protein sequence MRKAENHKNIYKKRFFFLSGKGGVGKSTLSSSLALLFSQKGFKTLVVSLDPAHSLSIAFADSPLPPNLSVHEIDVEKEMKNYLNKVKKDAEKIVSPVILEEIKKQIEIAYYSPGAFELAIADAIYKIYKNYGSQYNKIIFDTAPSGYTVRLMTVPDLLENWLKHMINLRKKALKLKAMAELKESSEEDPLISILERRLKETQTLSYLFSGEETSFMVVTNPGKLPIEIAKRTIKELESAGITVEYIVLNKWKEKIPTPFPHKKTIFIEELPEEPIGVENLKKIAEMIERSL encoded by the coding sequence TTGAGGAAAGCGGAGAACCATAAAAATATTTACAAAAAACGTTTCTTCTTTCTATCCGGCAAAGGAGGCGTGGGAAAATCCACCCTCTCCTCCTCCCTCGCCCTCCTCTTTTCCCAAAAAGGCTTCAAAACATTAGTCGTTTCTTTAGACCCGGCCCACTCCCTTTCCATAGCTTTTGCCGATTCTCCACTTCCTCCCAACCTCTCCGTCCACGAAATAGACGTAGAAAAAGAGATGAAAAACTACTTAAACAAGGTAAAAAAAGACGCAGAAAAAATCGTCAGCCCCGTAATATTAGAAGAGATAAAAAAACAGATAGAAATAGCCTACTATTCGCCCGGAGCTTTTGAGTTAGCAATAGCTGACGCAATCTACAAAATCTACAAAAACTACGGCAGCCAATACAACAAAATAATCTTTGACACTGCGCCGTCCGGATATACCGTTAGGCTCATGACCGTTCCAGACCTTTTAGAAAACTGGCTCAAACACATGATAAACCTGCGCAAAAAAGCCCTAAAATTAAAAGCAATGGCAGAACTAAAAGAAAGTAGCGAAGAAGACCCTCTCATATCAATCCTTGAAAGAAGACTTAAAGAAACACAAACGCTGTCCTACCTCTTTTCAGGCGAAGAAACCTCTTTCATGGTGGTAACAAATCCCGGCAAACTTCCAATAGAAATAGCGAAAAGAACCATAAAAGAATTAGAATCAGCAGGCATAACTGTAGAATATATCGTTCTAAACAAGTGGAAAGAAAAAATCCCCACCCCCTTCCCCCACAAAAAGACCATCTTTATAGAAGAACTACCTGAAGAACCGATAGGCGTGGAAAACCTCAAAAAAATCGCCGAAATGATAGAGAGGTCACTTTGA
- the mtaB gene encoding tRNA (N(6)-L-threonylcarbamoyladenosine(37)-C(2))-methylthiotransferase MtaB yields MKTVAFYTLGCKMNFNETAVMEELFKNAGYNVVPFEEKADVYVINTCTVTHTADAKSRKAIRKAKHRSPEALVVVTGCYSEVYPEELEKVKEADLITGNVEKYNLVELVEKRLKGEIPKTVVTGAWKARKFFPLNVSDFIGKTRAFVKIQQGCESFCSYCIIPKARGPMLSESPHLVITQVKELVEKGFKEIVLTGTHLGAYRWQDWNLAKLLKELLKIENLYRIRLSSIEPMEFTDELISVITESPKIAPHFHIPLQSGSKTVLERMNRRYTPEDYIKTVEKILTHLPHAAIGTDIMVGFPGETEEEFEETKKLIEEIPFAYLHVFPYSKRKGTKAALLKDSVPPEVKKERVKTLREIGKEKNIKYRSSFINKTLDALVLSETENEHSVALTDNYIRVVLDRKLPPSTPIKVKLTEVGEKREENYGIAIPT; encoded by the coding sequence TTGAAAACAGTCGCCTTCTACACGTTAGGCTGCAAAATGAACTTTAACGAAACCGCCGTAATGGAAGAACTCTTCAAAAACGCTGGATACAATGTCGTTCCCTTTGAAGAAAAAGCTGACGTTTACGTAATAAACACCTGCACCGTAACCCACACAGCAGACGCAAAAAGCAGGAAAGCCATAAGAAAAGCCAAACACCGCAGTCCAGAAGCTTTAGTAGTAGTCACAGGTTGCTATTCAGAAGTCTATCCAGAAGAGTTGGAAAAAGTAAAAGAAGCAGACCTGATAACCGGAAACGTTGAAAAATACAATTTAGTTGAATTGGTAGAAAAACGCCTCAAAGGAGAAATACCTAAAACCGTCGTTACAGGCGCCTGGAAAGCGCGTAAATTCTTCCCTCTAAACGTTTCAGATTTCATAGGAAAAACGAGAGCTTTCGTAAAAATCCAGCAGGGATGCGAGAGCTTTTGTTCCTACTGCATAATCCCGAAAGCCCGCGGACCAATGCTCAGCGAATCACCACACCTTGTAATCACTCAGGTAAAAGAATTGGTAGAAAAAGGATTTAAAGAAATCGTCCTCACAGGAACTCACTTGGGCGCTTACAGGTGGCAGGACTGGAACTTAGCAAAGCTGCTAAAAGAACTGCTGAAAATAGAAAACCTCTACCGCATACGCTTAAGCTCAATAGAACCGATGGAATTCACAGATGAACTTATTTCCGTAATAACAGAATCGCCCAAAATAGCCCCACACTTTCACATTCCCTTACAAAGCGGCAGCAAAACGGTTCTTGAAAGAATGAACAGAAGATACACTCCGGAAGATTACATAAAAACGGTAGAAAAAATCCTCACCCACCTCCCCCACGCAGCCATCGGCACAGACATTATGGTCGGCTTTCCCGGCGAAACAGAAGAAGAATTTGAAGAAACAAAAAAACTGATAGAAGAAATCCCCTTTGCCTACCTTCACGTCTTCCCCTATTCAAAAAGGAAAGGCACAAAAGCTGCCCTTTTAAAAGACAGCGTCCCACCAGAAGTCAAAAAAGAGAGAGTAAAAACCTTAAGAGAAATAGGAAAAGAGAAAAACATTAAATACAGAAGCTCTTTTATCAACAAAACACTTGACGCCCTCGTCCTCTCAGAAACAGAAAACGAACACTCGGTAGCTCTCACAGACAACTACATAAGAGTAGTTTTAGACCGCAAACTTCCCCCCTCTACACCCATAAAAGTAAAACTAACAGAAGTCGGAGAAAAAAGAGAGGAAAACTACGGAATCGCAATACCTACTTAA
- a CDS encoding ribbon-helix-helix protein, CopG family yields MRTYTIRLDDHFFELLENLSRKTGNPKSLIVKRALLLYKRELEKQEMLKNLIDSARELAEDPENLKDLKELEGTVADGLG; encoded by the coding sequence TTGAGGACTTACACAATCAGATTAGATGACCACTTCTTTGAACTGTTAGAAAACCTATCCAGAAAGACTGGAAATCCTAAGAGTTTGATAGTCAAAAGAGCGCTCCTTCTCTACAAGAGAGAACTTGAAAAACAGGAAATGCTCAAAAACCTGATTGACTCTGCAAGGGAACTTGCCGAAGACCCGGAAAACCTAAAAGATTTAAAAGAACTTGAGGGAACAGTAGCAGATGGACTTGGTTAG
- a CDS encoding type II toxin-antitoxin system PemK/MazF family toxin, whose product MDLVRGGIYLAKLSPTKGVEPGKTRPVVIIQRQEILNIYPTVLVAPITSNLKGKYPMRLFIKARERLEKDSAVMVDQIRAIDLSRLIPNRIASLTSKEMKKLEKAICFFIGAE is encoded by the coding sequence ATGGACTTGGTTAGAGGCGGAATATACCTTGCAAAACTCAGCCCGACTAAAGGAGTAGAACCCGGTAAAACAAGACCGGTAGTAATCATTCAAAGGCAGGAAATCCTAAACATCTATCCTACCGTTTTAGTAGCTCCAATAACTTCCAATCTAAAAGGCAAGTATCCAATGAGGCTTTTCATAAAAGCAAGAGAAAGGTTAGAAAAAGATTCAGCAGTCATGGTGGACCAGATAAGGGCAATTGACCTTTCAAGGTTGATTCCTAATAGGATAGCTTCTTTAACGAGCAAGGAAATGAAGAAGTTAGAGAAAGCTATCTGCTTCTTCATTGGCGCAGAGTAA
- a CDS encoding DASS family sodium-coupled anion symporter: MKKKVFIPLAFILCLIPFAFNIPLEVKKGLSILIFTAVLWITEALPLPVTSLLVPILASLLGVLSVKAAFSSFAHPIIFLFFGGFALATALKKYEMDKFIAYKIVSASKGSLFTTSLLLFAATAFVSMWISNTSTTAMMLPLALGIIGAVQADSRLKTFILLGIAYSASVGGIGTLVGSPPNGITAANLNMSFTDWLTFGIPTVIVLFPLLFLILYLYFKPNLKEKVTLEKFSFLMTKERWTVLGIFILTALLWLFGKKISSLFGIHHYFDALVAVFAVVLLFLTNLVNWEEINEGTDWGTLYLFGGGIALSHVLKTTGASKFIASLLTESIGNLPHLLIVLCVTLFMIFMTELMSNTATAAIFIPILITAATQMGLPPHELALPAGIAASCAFMLPVATPPNAIVYGTGAIKQKDMLKVGFILNIAFAIAITLLTVFIINRTI; encoded by the coding sequence ATGAAGAAGAAAGTTTTCATACCCTTAGCCTTTATACTTTGCTTAATTCCCTTCGCCTTCAACATTCCGTTAGAAGTTAAAAAAGGACTATCCATTCTCATATTTACTGCAGTTCTGTGGATAACAGAAGCTCTACCATTGCCCGTTACGTCACTATTAGTTCCGATATTAGCCTCCCTTTTAGGTGTTTTAAGCGTTAAAGCAGCGTTCTCCTCTTTTGCACACCCAATTATCTTCCTCTTCTTCGGTGGCTTTGCTCTAGCAACTGCCCTGAAAAAGTATGAAATGGACAAGTTCATAGCCTACAAAATCGTCAGCGCATCCAAAGGCTCTCTTTTCACAACCTCACTGCTCCTTTTTGCAGCAACAGCTTTCGTTTCAATGTGGATAAGCAACACCTCCACCACGGCAATGATGCTGCCGTTAGCTTTAGGAATCATAGGTGCCGTTCAGGCAGACAGCAGACTTAAAACATTTATCCTTTTAGGAATTGCCTACTCTGCAAGCGTGGGCGGTATAGGCACTTTAGTGGGCAGTCCACCTAACGGCATAACTGCTGCAAACCTGAACATGAGCTTTACAGACTGGCTGACCTTTGGAATACCAACGGTAATCGTTCTGTTCCCACTACTCTTCTTAATCCTTTACCTCTACTTTAAACCCAACCTAAAAGAAAAAGTAACTTTAGAAAAGTTTTCATTCTTAATGACGAAAGAAAGGTGGACCGTTTTAGGCATATTTATCCTAACCGCACTGCTCTGGCTGTTTGGCAAAAAGATATCGTCTTTATTCGGCATTCATCACTACTTTGATGCTCTCGTAGCCGTCTTTGCCGTAGTTCTTTTATTCCTAACCAATTTAGTAAACTGGGAAGAAATCAACGAAGGAACGGACTGGGGAACTTTATACCTCTTTGGCGGTGGCATAGCACTTTCCCACGTTCTTAAAACAACAGGCGCAAGCAAGTTCATTGCCTCTTTACTGACAGAAAGCATAGGTAACCTACCTCATCTCTTAATAGTCCTCTGCGTTACCCTGTTCATGATTTTCATGACAGAACTAATGAGCAACACGGCAACAGCAGCAATATTCATCCCCATACTAATTACAGCAGCAACACAGATGGGACTACCTCCTCACGAATTAGCACTGCCGGCAGGTATTGCAGCTTCCTGTGCCTTTATGCTACCGGTAGCAACACCACCTAACGCAATCGTCTATGGAACAGGAGCGATAAAGCAGAAAGATATGCTAAAAGTCGGCTTCATTCTAAACATTGCTTTCGCAATAGCCATAACCCTACTTACCGTATTTATAATTAACAGAACAATCTAA
- a CDS encoding nucleotidyltransferase family protein, giving the protein MKVRLTKEEIETIKKLSREIFGDCEIYLFGSRIREKKGGDVDIFIIPENRENLFEKKIKLSAKLELALQKPVDVVVSRNPEREIEKEALKGVKL; this is encoded by the coding sequence TTGAAAGTAAGGTTAACCAAAGAAGAAATTGAAACGATTAAAAAACTTTCCAGAGAGATTTTCGGCGATTGCGAAATATACCTGTTTGGCAGCAGGATAAGAGAGAAAAAAGGCGGAGACGTAGATATATTTATAATCCCCGAAAACAGAGAAAACCTCTTTGAAAAAAAGATAAAGCTTTCAGCAAAACTTGAACTTGCCCTTCAAAAGCCTGTTGACGTCGTTGTAAGCAGAAACCCCGAAAGAGAAATAGAAAAAGAAGCATTAAAAGGAGTGAAACTGTGA
- the bioA gene encoding adenosylmethionine--8-amino-7-oxononanoate transaminase, whose amino-acid sequence MNVDKNLLKEWDKTYVWHPFTQMAEYVQMEPIIIERGEGCWLVDTEGNKYLDAVGSIWCNVHGYNVKELNEALCQQAEKIAHSTLLGLSNVPATILAKKLVEITPEGLNHVFYTDDGSTAMESALKMAYQFWQLKGKKKKTKFVKLDEAYHGDTIGSVSIGGIDLFHSMFKELMFETYKIPSPYPYRFNGTKEECRDYVLQKLKELLEEKHEEIAAVVLEPLVQAAAGIIVHPEGFLKGVRELCNEYDVLLILDEVATGFGKTGKMFACQWENVTPDIMAISKGLTAGYMPLAATMATDRVYEAFWGGDYGSGKTFFHGHTFTGNQLGCAVALANIKLFEEKGYPESLAPKIEYLYKRLNEELSELKHVGDIRGKGFMVGIELVKDKKTKEGFSWKDNVGRRVSRRIVEKGVFTRPLGPVLVIMPPLAISEDEIDFMVKTYKEAIVEVLGN is encoded by the coding sequence GTGAATGTAGATAAAAACCTTTTAAAAGAGTGGGACAAAACCTACGTCTGGCACCCCTTTACACAGATGGCTGAATACGTTCAAATGGAACCGATAATAATAGAAAGAGGAGAAGGTTGCTGGCTTGTAGACACAGAAGGCAACAAATATCTTGATGCCGTCGGTTCAATCTGGTGCAACGTTCACGGATACAACGTAAAAGAGCTAAACGAAGCTCTGTGTCAGCAGGCAGAAAAAATAGCCCACTCTACCCTTTTAGGGCTTTCAAACGTCCCAGCCACCATTTTAGCCAAAAAGTTAGTAGAAATAACGCCTGAAGGCTTAAACCACGTTTTTTACACCGACGACGGCTCAACAGCAATGGAATCCGCTTTAAAGATGGCTTACCAGTTCTGGCAGCTAAAGGGAAAGAAGAAAAAAACGAAGTTCGTAAAGTTAGACGAAGCCTATCACGGAGACACAATAGGCTCTGTCAGCATAGGCGGAATAGACCTTTTCCATTCCATGTTTAAAGAACTCATGTTTGAAACCTACAAAATCCCCTCCCCCTACCCCTACCGTTTCAACGGCACAAAAGAAGAGTGCAGAGACTACGTTTTACAAAAATTAAAGGAACTGTTAGAAGAAAAGCACGAAGAGATAGCCGCAGTCGTTTTAGAACCGTTAGTTCAGGCAGCAGCAGGAATAATCGTCCATCCTGAAGGCTTTTTAAAAGGCGTTAGAGAACTCTGCAACGAATACGACGTCCTCCTCATTTTAGATGAAGTTGCAACTGGATTTGGAAAGACCGGGAAAATGTTTGCCTGCCAGTGGGAAAACGTAACACCAGACATAATGGCAATATCAAAAGGCTTAACGGCAGGATACATGCCCCTTGCCGCAACAATGGCAACCGACAGAGTTTACGAAGCGTTCTGGGGCGGAGACTACGGAAGCGGCAAAACCTTCTTCCACGGTCACACCTTTACAGGCAACCAGTTAGGCTGTGCAGTAGCCCTTGCCAACATAAAGCTCTTTGAAGAAAAAGGCTACCCCGAATCTCTCGCCCCAAAAATAGAATACCTCTACAAGCGCCTCAACGAAGAACTATCAGAACTAAAACACGTAGGAGACATAAGAGGCAAAGGATTTATGGTCGGCATTGAATTAGTAAAAGACAAAAAGACGAAAGAAGGCTTCTCCTGGAAAGACAACGTAGGCAGAAGAGTTTCAAGAAGAATAGTAGAAAAAGGCGTATTTACAAGACCGTTAGGACCGGTTTTAGTAATTATGCCACCGCTGGCAATATCTGAAGATGAAATAGACTTCATGGTTAAAACCTACAAAGAAGCAATAGTTGAAGTTTTAGGAAATTAA
- the leuC gene encoding 3-isopropylmalate dehydratase large subunit, protein MGMTITQKILAEHAGKEEVYPGELIMCKVDIALANDVTAPIAIKQVKSIGAKQVWDRERIALVPDHFVPAKDIKAAEQVKMMREFAKEFNIKHFWPEGRVGIEHALLPEQGVVVPGDVVIGADSHTCTYGALGAFSTGVGSTDMAYAWLTGEVWFKVPEQMKFIYYGKRQKWVSGKDLILYVIGMIGVDGALYKTMEHTGEAIRELPMDDRFTICNMAIEAGAKNGIIEPDEKTLEYVKGRAKRPYKLYKSDEDAEYSEVYEIDVSKIEPQVAFPYLPSNTKPVTEATHVTIDQVVIGSCTNGRISDLRIAAEILKGKKVNPNVRCIVIPATQEIYRQALKEGLIDIFLEAECVVSTPTCGPCLGGHMGILAKGERAVATTNRNFVGRMGHPESEVYLASPAVAAASAVLGRIAHPDEVVGS, encoded by the coding sequence ATGGGAATGACCATTACTCAAAAAATTTTAGCTGAACACGCAGGCAAAGAAGAAGTTTATCCTGGCGAATTAATAATGTGCAAAGTTGATATTGCTCTTGCAAACGACGTTACCGCTCCCATAGCCATTAAGCAGGTAAAAAGCATAGGTGCAAAGCAGGTATGGGATAGAGAAAGAATTGCGTTGGTTCCAGACCACTTCGTTCCTGCCAAGGACATAAAGGCAGCAGAACAGGTCAAAATGATGAGAGAATTTGCCAAAGAATTTAACATCAAGCATTTTTGGCCTGAAGGCAGAGTGGGAATTGAACACGCACTTTTACCAGAACAAGGCGTAGTAGTGCCAGGAGACGTCGTAATTGGAGCAGACTCCCACACCTGCACTTACGGCGCTTTAGGTGCTTTCTCAACCGGTGTCGGCTCAACGGACATGGCTTACGCGTGGTTAACAGGAGAAGTATGGTTTAAAGTCCCTGAGCAAATGAAATTCATCTACTACGGCAAAAGGCAAAAGTGGGTAAGCGGCAAAGACCTAATTCTTTACGTAATCGGAATGATAGGCGTTGATGGTGCCCTCTACAAAACGATGGAACACACCGGAGAAGCCATCAGAGAACTTCCCATGGACGACAGGTTTACAATCTGCAACATGGCAATAGAAGCAGGCGCCAAAAACGGCATAATAGAACCTGACGAAAAAACTCTTGAATACGTCAAAGGCAGAGCTAAAAGACCTTACAAACTTTACAAGTCCGACGAAGATGCAGAATACTCTGAAGTTTACGAAATAGACGTTTCAAAGATAGAACCTCAGGTTGCTTTTCCCTACCTTCCGTCAAACACAAAACCCGTAACAGAAGCAACCCACGTAACAATAGACCAGGTTGTTATCGGTTCCTGCACAAACGGCAGAATAAGCGACTTGAGAATTGCAGCAGAAATACTGAAAGGCAAAAAGGTTAACCCTAATGTAAGGTGCATCGTTATCCCTGCAACGCAGGAAATTTACAGACAGGCACTCAAAGAAGGACTTATTGACATATTCCTTGAAGCTGAATGCGTAGTATCAACGCCAACCTGCGGACCGTGTCTTGGCGGACACATGGGAATCTTGGCAAAAGGTGAAAGAGCAGTAGCTACAACAAACAGAAACTTCGTAGGAAGAATGGGACATCCAGAAAGCGAAGTTTACCTTGCTTCTCCAGCAGTAGCAGCAGCTTCTGCAGTTTTAGGAAGAATTGCACACCCAGACGAAGTTGTAGGAAGCTAA